The following nucleotide sequence is from Gymnodinialimonas phycosphaerae.
ACCTCCGCGCCCGTTTCCGTCGTGGTTACGGTCTTCTCTTTGCCCAACCGCCCCTCGGCCACCAACCCCGCCTTGCGCAGCTTCTTGACCGCGTAGTTCACCGTGTGCGTGTCCTCGATATTCAGCACAAGACAGATATCGGCCAGCGTTTTCGGACGCCCGCGGTGGTGCGTCGAATGCAGGACCAAGATGTCCAGCGCCGACATGTCCGGGTGTCCGGCCAGCGCCATGGCGCGCATCATCCAGCGGTGAAACGCATGGTTGGACAGGGTCAGGCCGAACTCGAATTCCGAGAGTTCCGGGAAGCCGCTGTCGGCAAGATGCGCGGACGAGACGACGTGGCTGAGATCAGTTTCGTTCATATTCCCAGTCCGCACGCTCATCGACAAAATGTCAACAAATTGTTGACGAAATGCGAATCGCGAACAAGGGTAGGTCCTGACATGAGGGCGGATGCGATGATTTCAGGGATTAGATCACCGGAGGGCGCGACATGAGCGCAGAGCATCCGATCGTCGTGATTGGCGCCGGGATCGTCGGTGTGTCGACCGCGATCTGGCTGAAGCGCGCGGGACGCGAGGTCACGCTGGTCGACCGCAGTGCGCCGGGGCAGGGCACGTCTTATGGCAACGCGGGCGTGATTGCTAATTGCTCGGTCGTGCCTGTGACGACGCCGGGTTTGATCCGCAAGGGGCCGAAACTGGCCTTGGACCCGAACTTCCCGCTTTTCTTGCGGTGGTCCTACATGCCCAAATTGCTGCCGTGGCTGGTGAAATACCTGGGCAATGCCAACGATGCAGACACAAGGCGCATCGCGCGCGGCCTCACGGATATCGTGGGCGATGGGGTGGAGCAACACGGCGCTTTGTCCGGCGGCACGCGGGCGGCCGATTGGATGGCACATAGCGATTACACCTTCGCTTACACCGACCGCGCGGCCTTCGAAGCCGATGCTTATGTCTGGGAGTTGCGCCGCGATGCGGGCTTCGTGCCAGAGCTGATCGAGGGG
It contains:
- a CDS encoding winged helix DNA-binding protein, whose amino-acid sequence is MNETDLSHVVSSAHLADSGFPELSEFEFGLTLSNHAFHRWMMRAMALAGHPDMSALDILVLHSTHHRGRPKTLADICLVLNIEDTHTVNYAVKKLRKAGLVAEGRLGKEKTVTTTETGAEVCARYRDIRNALLLEALDELGIERDQVSRLSRLLRLMAGQYDQAARAAATY